Proteins encoded in a region of the Paenibacillus pedocola genome:
- a CDS encoding ring-cleaving dioxygenase — protein MSLTLKGLHHVSAITAKAPENYKFYTEVLGLRLIKKTVNQDDISVYHLFYGDEAGNPGTELTFFELPNAGRNRDGNNSISALSLRVPDDQALDYWKQRFTDLNVEHETITERGGRQTLGFRDHEGQRFLLVSDQNNQGVAGGKPWAGSPVPAEYGITGLGPAHLTVENAEHTALILEDLLGFRRKGSYPSTVAGQPDVVVFETGEGGSGAEVHLEERTDLPQERLGRGGVHHVAFRVDNEEELKLWIERIRTVQLPNSGFVDRFYFRSLYFREPNGILFELATDGPGFATDEPMEHLGESLALPPFLEDKRAQIEAHLKPLDTRQQA, from the coding sequence ATGAGTTTAACATTAAAAGGCCTTCACCACGTATCTGCGATTACAGCCAAAGCGCCGGAGAATTACAAATTTTACACTGAAGTGCTTGGACTGCGGCTGATCAAAAAAACAGTCAATCAGGATGACATCTCTGTCTATCACCTGTTCTACGGCGACGAAGCAGGCAATCCCGGCACAGAGCTGACCTTCTTCGAGCTTCCGAACGCCGGACGCAACCGTGACGGCAACAACAGCATCTCCGCACTGTCGCTGCGCGTGCCGGATGATCAGGCACTGGACTATTGGAAGCAGCGGTTTACAGACCTTAACGTAGAGCATGAGACCATCACTGAACGTGGAGGCCGCCAAACGCTGGGCTTCCGTGATCATGAAGGACAGCGGTTCCTGCTCGTATCCGATCAGAACAATCAGGGCGTTGCCGGAGGCAAGCCATGGGCGGGCAGCCCCGTACCAGCCGAATACGGCATTACCGGGCTCGGCCCCGCTCATCTCACCGTTGAAAATGCAGAACATACCGCGCTCATTCTGGAGGATCTCTTGGGCTTCCGCCGCAAAGGAAGCTATCCATCAACCGTAGCCGGACAGCCGGATGTCGTGGTATTCGAAACCGGCGAAGGCGGCTCCGGTGCTGAAGTGCATCTGGAAGAGCGCACCGATCTTCCGCAGGAGCGGCTTGGCCGGGGCGGCGTGCATCATGTCGCCTTCCGGGTCGACAATGAGGAGGAACTCAAGCTGTGGATCGAGCGCATCCGCACCGTTCAGCTGCCCAATTCCGGCTTCGTTGACCGTTTCTATTTCCGTTCCCTGTACTTCCGCGAACCCAACGGCATTTTGTTCGAGCTGGCTACGGACGGACCCGGGTTTGCCACCGACGAGCCTATGGAGCATCTCGGCGAATCTCTCGCTCTTCCGCCGTTTCTGGAAGACAAACGCGCCCAGATCGAAGCCCATCTCAAGCCGCTGGATACCCGTCAGCAGGCTTGA
- a CDS encoding mismatch-specific DNA-glycosylase: MEEVPDHLDHGLQIVFIGFNPSIRSGELGHHYANPRNNFWRILHQSGLTPRLYEASEDGELLKLGYGFTNIVARPTVGAEDITREEYAAGRELLRTKLALYRPEIACFVGKGVYTEFSRRTKVQWGFQQEAPVVDGVREFVAPSSSGLVRMPMPEIVDIYRKLYDFTHEGV; this comes from the coding sequence ATGGAGGAAGTGCCGGATCACCTGGATCACGGTCTGCAGATTGTCTTTATCGGCTTTAACCCGAGCATCCGCTCAGGGGAACTGGGGCATCATTATGCGAACCCGCGCAACAACTTTTGGAGGATTCTCCACCAGTCAGGTCTGACGCCGCGCCTGTACGAGGCCTCCGAGGATGGAGAGCTGCTGAAGCTGGGGTATGGTTTTACGAACATTGTCGCCCGTCCAACGGTAGGTGCGGAGGATATTACCCGTGAAGAATATGCTGCAGGGAGGGAGCTGCTGAGAACCAAGCTGGCCCTGTACCGGCCGGAAATTGCCTGTTTTGTAGGCAAAGGCGTCTACACTGAATTCAGCCGCAGAACCAAGGTGCAGTGGGGCTTTCAGCAGGAAGCGCCGGTAGTTGACGGTGTACGCGAGTTCGTTGCCCCGTCCTCCAGCGGCCTGGTCCGTATGCCGATGCCGGAGATCGTGGATATTTACCGCAAACTATATGACTTTACCCATGAGGGTGTTTAA
- a CDS encoding YjjG family noncanonical pyrimidine nucleotidase produces MKYDVILFDADDTLFDYGMAEGQAFMNVFAHFGLPTGAEEYAASYQTINRALWADLEAGRVTSAALRVERFNRLFAAHQLDLNPEEFSQAYLRFLGEGTFLIQGAIELCRELAECRLAIITNGFKDVQLSRIQGSPLADTFEQIIISEEAGYQKPAAGIFDYAFEKLGITDKHRVLIVGDSLTSDIQGGINYGIDTCWFNPLGKANGAGIMPTYEIRELAALLEIVRE; encoded by the coding sequence ATGAAATACGATGTGATTTTATTTGATGCGGACGATACCCTGTTTGATTATGGAATGGCAGAGGGGCAGGCTTTCATGAATGTGTTTGCCCATTTCGGGCTGCCGACCGGAGCCGAGGAGTATGCGGCCAGCTACCAGACCATCAACCGGGCGCTGTGGGCGGATCTGGAAGCAGGGCGCGTTACTTCCGCTGCACTGCGGGTGGAACGGTTTAACCGGCTGTTTGCCGCCCATCAGCTCGATCTGAACCCGGAGGAATTCAGCCAGGCCTATCTGCGGTTTCTGGGGGAAGGCACGTTTCTGATTCAAGGAGCAATAGAGCTGTGCCGGGAGCTGGCGGAATGCAGACTGGCGATTATTACGAACGGGTTCAAGGATGTGCAGCTGTCCAGAATTCAGGGATCGCCGCTTGCGGACACTTTTGAGCAGATTATTATTTCGGAGGAAGCGGGTTATCAAAAGCCGGCTGCCGGCATTTTCGACTATGCTTTTGAAAAGCTGGGAATTACGGATAAGCACAGGGTGCTGATTGTCGGGGACTCGCTGACCTCGGATATCCAGGGGGGGATCAACTACGGTATCGATACCTGCTGGTTCAATCCGCTGGGGAAGGCTAACGGTGCAGGGATTATGCCGACCTATGAAATCCGTGAGCTGGCTGCACTGCTGGAGATTGTCCGTGAATAG
- a CDS encoding MraY family glycosyltransferase, translating into MVILYVLSFLVSFFIVYLLIPPLGKLAFRLDFVDRPRQDVERKIHREPIPLTASYAIFIGFFITYLLFARDFSLETLALFIGGVLLLTIGTIDDWYKTKGKDFPALPKFIVQIAAAILVFLSGNAFTGFINPFSGDYISLPFILQFVLTIVWIFGVTTVINFSDGMDGLAGGLTAISAITLFIVALMKGQSASAIMAISLVGVTLAYLRFNKAPAKIFMGDAGATFLGFILAVIALDGAFKQATVLSLFIPILAMGVPIFDNIFVVIKRFIQGKAIYQADASQVHYRLLKAGLNQKQVVAVLYLVSVCLSLSSIILLLIET; encoded by the coding sequence ATTGTCATTTTATACGTTTTATCGTTCCTGGTGTCATTTTTCATCGTTTACCTGCTCATCCCTCCGCTAGGCAAGCTTGCGTTCCGGCTTGATTTTGTGGACAGGCCCCGGCAGGATGTCGAACGTAAAATCCATAGGGAGCCTATTCCTCTGACAGCCAGCTATGCGATATTTATCGGTTTTTTCATTACATACCTGCTGTTTGCCCGGGATTTCTCGCTGGAGACGCTCGCCCTTTTCATCGGCGGGGTGCTTCTGCTCACTATAGGTACTATTGATGACTGGTACAAGACAAAAGGCAAGGATTTCCCGGCGCTCCCCAAGTTTATTGTACAGATTGCGGCGGCAATTCTTGTGTTCCTGTCCGGCAATGCTTTTACCGGGTTCATCAACCCGTTCTCCGGGGACTACATTTCCCTGCCGTTCATTCTGCAGTTCGTACTGACGATCGTCTGGATCTTCGGTGTCACTACGGTTATTAATTTCTCCGACGGCATGGACGGCCTGGCGGGAGGACTTACGGCAATCTCAGCAATCACGCTGTTCATTGTCGCACTCATGAAGGGCCAGTCCGCATCCGCCATCATGGCCATTTCTCTGGTCGGTGTTACTCTTGCTTACTTACGCTTCAACAAAGCACCTGCCAAAATCTTCATGGGCGACGCCGGCGCTACCTTTCTCGGCTTTATCCTGGCGGTAATCGCCCTGGATGGAGCCTTCAAGCAGGCCACAGTGCTGTCGTTGTTCATCCCGATTCTGGCGATGGGCGTGCCGATCTTCGACAATATTTTTGTCGTAATCAAACGGTTCATTCAAGGCAAAGCAATCTATCAGGCCGATGCCAGCCAGGTACACTACCGGCTGCTCAAAGCCGGACTGAACCAGAAGCAGGTTGTTGCCGTCCTGTATCTGGTCAGTGTCTGTCTGTCGCTGTCCTCGATCATCCTGCTGTTGATCGAAACCTGA